In Euphorbia lathyris chromosome 10, ddEupLath1.1, whole genome shotgun sequence, a single genomic region encodes these proteins:
- the LOC136208358 gene encoding GDSL esterase/lipase EXL3-like, giving the protein MNFVSQKSFICLVIFWGFVVCDAAITYMNQKIPAVLVFGDSVVDTGNNNNIQTPAKCNFPPYGRDFIAGKPTGRFSNGKVPSDFIAEAFGVKEILPAYLDPNLKTEDLLTGVVFASGGNGFDPMTNVFANAFTLGDQLNFFKEYKEKIKAAVGEERSSTIVSKSAYILCTGTNDLLNTYFGTLSLRVDINSYTDFLISAFSTFIKDLYGLGARRFGILSIPIIGCVPSQRTQRGGLQRNCFEDANKAALLFNSKLVSAISSLNSTLSGAVFLYFDIYNPLRSLIENPAKYGFEVANKGCCGTGKVEVTLLCNSFDDPLTCKDDTKYIFWDSFHPTETAYRTLVNMLLTDLRSML; this is encoded by the exons aTGAATTTTGTGAGTCAGAAGAGTTTTATATGTTTAGTGATATTTTGGGGGTTTGTTGTTTGTGATGCTGCAATTACTTATATGAATCAAAAGATTCCAGCAGTTCTTGTTTTTGGTGATTCTGTTGTTGATACTGGTAATAACAACAATATCCAAACTCCTGCTAAGTGCAACTTCCCACCTTACGGCAGAGATTTCATCGCCGGAAAACCCACCGGACGTTTTAGCAACGGCAAAGTTCCCTCCGACTTTATAG CTGAAGCATTTGGAGTGAAGGAGATATTACCGGCTTATCTAGATCCAAATCTGAAAACAGAAGACCTTCTTACCGGTGTTGTCTTCGCCTCCGGTGGAAATGGTTTTGATCCTATGACTAATGTTTTTGCG AATGCATTTACGTTAGGGGATCAACTGAATTTCTTCAAAGAATACAAAGAAAAGATAAAAGCAGCAGTCGGAGAAGAAAGAAGCTCAACAATTGTATCAAAAAGTGCATACATATTGTGTACGGGAACTAACGATCTTCTCAATACATATTTTGGTACTTTATCTTTGCGAGTTGATATTAATTCCTACACCGATTTCCTCATCTCGGCCTTTTCAACTTTCATTAAG GATCTATATGGGCTAGGAGCAAGAAGATTTGGAATATTAAGTATACCAATAATAGGATGTGTTCCATCACAAAGAACACAAAGAGGTGGTTTACAAAGAAATTGTTTTGAAGATGCAAATAAAGCTGCTCTTCTTTTCAATTCTAAGCTTGTCTCTGCTATTTCTTCTCTCAATTCTACTTTATCCGGTGCCGTTTTCCTCTACTTTGACATTTACAATCCTTTGCGTTCTCTCATCGAAAACCCTGCTAAATACG GATTTGAGGTTGCAAATAAAGGGTGTTGTGGAACAGGAAAAGTAGAAGTAACActtctttgtaacagttttgatGACCCATTAACTTGCAAAGATGacactaaatatatattttgggATAGTTTTCATCCTACTGAGACGGCTTATAGAACACTTGTTAATATGCTTCTTACAGATCTTCGGAGTATGCtctaa